Sequence from the Priestia megaterium genome:
CTGTTAACCAAGGACATCGTCATCCAAAAATTATTGAAGCATTAAAACGTCAAGCTGATAAAGTAACGTTAACGTCACGAGCGTTTCATAATGATCAGCTTGGTCCATGGTATGAAAAGATTTGTAAATTAACAAATAAAAATATGGCTCTTCCAATGAATACGGGAGCAGAAGCGGTGGAAACAGCCGTTAAAGCTGCACGCCGCTGGGCTTACGATGTGAAAGGCGTTGCTGAAAATCAAGCACAAATCATCGCATGTGTGGGCAACTTCCACGGTCGTACAATGACAGCTGTTTCCTTATCGTCTGAAGCAGAATATCAACGTGGTTTTGGACCGATGCTTCCAGGGCTTCAAACCATTCCTTACGGTGATTTAGAAGCGTTAAAAGCTGCTATTACACCAAATACAGCCGCATTTTTAATTGAGCCAATTCAAGGTGAAGCAGGTATCGTTTTACCTCCGGAAGGCTTCTTAAAAGCTGCAGCTGACTTATGTAAAGAACATAATGTGCTATTTATTGCTGATGAAATCCAAGTTGGCTTAGCGCGTACAGGCAAAATGTTTGCTTGTGATTGGGAAGGCGTAGAACCAGATATGCTGATTTTAGGTAAAGCGCTTGGAGGCGGAGTTTTCCCTATTTCTTGCGTAGTAGCTAATGAAGACATTTTAAGCGTCTTTAACCCTGGCTCTCATGGCTCAACATTTGGAGGAAACCCGCTTGCTTGTGCCGTATCATTAGCTGCTTTGGAAGTAATTGAAGATGAAGAACTTCCAGCGCGTTCATTAGAATTAGGTTCTTATTTCAAGCAGAAGCTCCAAAGCTTAAGCAATCCAGTTATTAAAGAAGTGCGCGGCCGCGGTCTATTCATCGGGGTAGAATTACACGAAGAAGCTCGTCCTTATTGTGAAAAATTAAAAGATCAAGGTTTGCTTTGTAAAGAAACGCACAGTACGGTTATTCGTTTTGCTCCGCCGCTAACGATTTCAAAAGAAGAGTTGGACTGGGCAATTGAACGAATTGAAAAAGTATTTGCTGAGTAATCGGTTTAAAGTAAATAAAAATAGTACGATATGTATATATCGTACTATTTTTATTCATATGCAGCTAAATGACGTTTTTATTTGATAGGCAGGAGGAATAGAAGTGTATATCCAACTCTCACAGCTAAGCATGGAAGAGCAAGTTGAATGTTTAACAAAAGCGTTAGTGAAAATCAAAAGTATCAATGGGACAAGCGGCGAAGTAAAGATTGCTGATTTCATTAAAAACACGCTTCAAAGTTTTCCTTATTTCAAAGAAAATCCCCTTCACGTTTGGGAACAGAAAATTAATGGCGATACGCTAGGTAGAAAAAATGTATTTGCTTTTATTCAAGGCAGCAAAAAAAATGCTCAAACAATGATTTATCACGCTCACTTAGATACGGTTGGCATTGAAGATTTTGGTTCATTAAAAGACATAGCGTTAAATCCAGAAGAACTTCAGCGCTATTTCTCTGTGCATAACATTAATGAAGATGTACAGCGAGATGCTCGCTCAGGTGAATGGATGTTTGGAAGAGGAGCCGTTGATATGCAAAGTGGAATTGCTGTACATTTAGCCAATGTGCTGCATTTTACTAAGCATCCAAATCAATTAGAAGGAAACGTGCTTTTTATGGTCAACCCAGATGAGGAAAGTCAGCATACTGGAATTATTTCTGCTGTTTCTGAACTGAACCGTTTAAAAAAAGAAAAAAACCTTTCATATGTAGCAGCGATTAATACCGACTTTATTACACCTCTTTACGATGGAGATTCCACGCGTTATATTTATACAGGAGCCGCCGGGAAACTGCTTCCATGTTTTTATATTTACGGAAGGGAAGTACATGTAGGAGATACGCTTGCTGGTATAGATCCTAATTTGATTGCATCTGAGATTACGGGAAGCATCCATAACAATATTAATCTAGCTGAAAATATTGAAGGAGAGCTGGTACTGCCACCTTCCTGTCTGTATCAACGAGATAATAAAGAGGCTTATAATGTGCAAACCGCTGTAAGCAGTCATTTGTATTTTAACTATTTCATCTATGAACGAACGGCAAAAGAAGTGATGAGTCAATTAATTGGATTATCAATTGAAGCATGTGAAAAAGTGGAGAAAAAACTTTCTGATTATTACGAACTTTTTGTTCAAAGAACGAATTTGCCAAAGCGAAACTTGTCTTGGAAAGTGGATGTTGTGAGTTTGGAAGATTACCTGGAAGAATTGGATCAAAAAGGGATAAATGCTCAGGCTTGTATTGAACGAGCTTTCGAACAGTATGCGCATTTAGAACTTAGAACAAGGTGCTTTAAAGTGATTGAAGAACTTCAAAAGTTAGATCCGCATCAAAGTCCGCGCGTAATTGTCTTTTTTGCACCGCCTTACTTGCCTCATAATCACTTGAAGAAAGACGAAAGCAGGGATCAGCAGCTTCTTTATCCATTACAAGTGGCTGTGGAGAAGGTTGGAAAACAGACGGGAGAGACGTTTCAGTTTAAAAAATTTTTCCCCTACCTAGCGGATGGCAGCTTTTTGTCTCTTCATGAGACAGATGAGGAAATCGATGCTTTTACACGTAACTTTCCGGGGTGGGGGATTGCAGGGGCGATTCCTTTCCGTGAAATTCGAGAGTTAAATATTCCGTCCATCAATATAGGAGTATATGGGAAAGACGGACATAAGTGGACAGAGCGAGTGTACAAGCCTTATTCGTTCGGCGTCCTTCCTAAGTTGATTCAAGAAACAACTGTTCAGATGTTAAAAAGCAGGCATGCTTGTACAAACCACATATAAGAAAATGAAGAACGGAGGTACCGATGAATAGACATACAGAACAAAACCAATTACAGAGAACAATGAAAAGCAGACATTTATTTATGATTGCGTTAGGAGGCGTGATTGGGACAGGCCTATTTTTAGGTTCGGGTTTTACTATTAGCCAGGCAGGGCCGGGAGGAGCCATTCTTGCATATATAATAGGCGGCTTCCTCATGTACTTAGTTATGCTTTGTTTAGGAGAGCTAGCGGTAGCAATGCCGGTTTCAGGTTCCTTTCAAGAATACGCTACAAGGTTTTTAGGACCTTCTACAGGCTTTATGATTGGATGGCTGTACTGGTTCAGCTGGGCAAATACGACAGGGCTTGAATTTACGTCAGCAGGAATTTTAATGCAGAGATGGTTTCCTGATGTACCTGTATGGTCATGGTGCTTGATTTTTGGCGTCATTACATTTTTAATTAACGCTCTTTCTGCTCGAAGCTATGCTGAAACTGAGTTTTGGTTTTCGAGTATTAAAGTTACGGCTATTATTCTATTTATTTTAATTGGAGGAGCTGCTGTTTTTGGTTTTATCGACTTCAAGGGAGGAGAACCCGCACCGTTTCTTTCGCATTTCACGCAAGGCGCAGGTCTTTTTCCAAATGGAATACTGGCAGTTCTATTGACTTTAGTAACGGTTAACTTTTCGTTTCAAGGAACGGAGCTTGTCGGCATTGCAGCAGGAGAAAGTGAAAGTCCTGAGAAAACGTTGCCGAGATCTATTCGAAATGTCATTTGGAGAACGCTGTTTTTCTTTGTGTTAGCTATGTTTGTTTTAGTCTCTATTCTGCCATACAAAACAGCAGGAGTCATTGAAAGTCCGTTTGTTGCCGTATTAGATCAAATTGGCATTCCATACGCAGCGGATATCATGAACTTTGTCATTTTAACAGCCGTTCTATCAGTGGCGAACTCCGGCGTTTATGCTGCTTCTCGTATGCTTTGGTCACTGTCAAACAGCAATATGGGGCCAAAACCTTTGAAGAAATTATCTTCAAAAGGTGTTCCAATTAACGCATTAATTGTGACAATGATTATTTCAGGGTGCTCGTTGATTACAAGCGTCGTGGCTGCTGAAACCGTATATCTTTGGTTTATTTCGATTTCAGGAATGGTGACCATTATTGTTTGGATGTCCATTTGTGCCTCTCAATTTATGTTCCGCCGTCATTTTTTAGCGGAAGGAGGAGACATAAAGGAATTGAAATTTAAAACGCCGCTTTATCCGTTCGTTCCTATTCTAGGTTTTTGTTTGTATGGACTTGTATTAATCAGCTTAATTTTTATTCCGGATCAACGAATTGGTCTTTACTGCGGGGTCCCTTTAATTATTGTACTCTACGTGTATTATCACGTAGGAATCAAGAAAAATATTAATCAAAAACAATCGGATTCACCGGTTTATAAAGCAAAATAAAAAAGAAGTGCACTGTGCACTTCTTTTTTATTTAGAGCGGATGTTTAATCGTTTCATACGATACTGCAAGCTTTGTCTGGTCAGCCCTAGTATCTTAGCACTTTTTGAGATGTTGTGTCTGTGTTGTTCAAGCGTTTGTTTAATACATTCTGCTTCGAACGCTAACAGCTGTTCCTTTAAAGGAAGAGAAGGGTGAAAAGCGCTTGGATAAGAAGTTGCGTCACTGCTTGCTTTATTTTCAAAATGTTCATGCTGCTTTAGCTGGAACTTCGTTCTGTATTGGAAAGGAAGGTGAGAATAGTGAATAACATCTTCGTCCATCACCAAGTTCATTGCACCTTCAATAATGTGTTCTAATTCCCGTACGTTCCCTGGCCAGTCATAAGAGAGAAAAGAAGACATGACTTGGTGATCTACGGTTTTTACATTCATCTGAAACAAATCATTGTATTTTTTGATGAAAAACTTTGTTAATTCAATAATATCTTCTTTTCGTTCACGAAGAGGAGGAATAAAAAGCGTCACGACGCCAAGTCGATAATATAAGTCTTTGCGTAATCGGTTTTCTGCAATTGCATCGATTGGATCTTCATTCATGTTCGCGATCACTCGAACGTTAACCGGTTTGTCCACTGTATCCCCAATTCTTCGTACGGTTTTTTCCTGCAGCACTCGAAGAAGCTTAGCCTGAAGATTTGGGTTTAACGAGTTGATTTCATCTAGCAGTAATGTGCCTCCTTGCGCTTGTTCGAAAAGACCAGGATTATCCATTGCACCTGTAAAAGCTCCGCGTTTCGTACCGAACAAAAGGCTTTCAATTAAATTATCCGGTAGCGCAGCACAGTTTTGTGAAATAAAAGGAGCAGAAGAGCGGCTGCTGCCATTATGTATGCTTTGAGCAAACAGTTCTTTTCCCGTGCCTGTTTCTCCAATAATTAAGACATAAGAAGGAGTTCTAGTAGCGCGCTTGGCGTCTTCAATCACATCGTGAACCGCTTGACTGTTTCCGATGATGCTATCAAACGTAAAGCGTGTATTTCCTTTTTGCCTAATGTTTTGCCGGATTAGACGCTCTAGTTTCGTCACGTCCTGAGCAATTTCAACCGCTCCTTGAATGACCCCGTCTTTTAAAATAGGGAAGGTATTATTAATCGTCGTGATTTCTTGTCCTTGATTGTTGAAATACGTTTGCTTGACGTTAACCGTTTCTTTTCCTTTTTGCAGCGCCTGTACAAGTGTGCTTTGCTGATTTTCTTTGAACATAAACACATCTAACAAGTTTTTATGTAAAACGTCTTGTTCATCCATCAGCTCCATCTTTGTCATCTTTTCATTATAAATAATAGTTTTTCCTGTTTCATCGACCGCATGGATACCGGCATCGACTTTATTTAAAATGGTTTCATATATATGTTTAAGAGTGCTTAATGTATCGGTCATTCAAATACTCTCCTTTAGCGGTGTTCATATCTCTATTTAAACAAAAATAACTGAATTCTGATAGTGTTTCCACATAAAAATAAATGAATGACCGAAGAGAAATGTTATCCGTTTACAATGGATCCCCCATTAATGTGCAGAACTTGCCCGGACATATAAGAAGAATCAGAGCTTGCCAAGTATACATAGGCCGGTCCGAGCTCAGAAGGCTGTCCTGCCCGTTTCATAGGTGTATTAGACCCAAATGTCGCAACTTGCTGTTCGTCGAACGTAGACGGAATAAGAGGTGTCCAAATGGGTCCCGGAGCTACGCCGTTTACGCGAATGCCTTTTGTTGCGAGCGAAGCTGATAAAGAACGTGTAAAAGCAACGATAGCACCTTTGGTTGAAGAGTAATCAATCAGCTGATCATGCCCATGGTAAGCTGTCACAGACGTTGTATTAATAATAGCGCTTCCTTGTTTTAAATGAGGCAATGCAGCTTTGGTGAGATGAAAAATTGAAAAAATATTCGTTTGAAACGTACGAGTAAGCTGTTCAGTCGTAATATCCGTAATACTTTTTTGAGGATGCTGTTCAGCTGCATTATTGACTAAGATGTCTATTTTTCCGAAAGTCTGAATGGCCTTTGAGACGACTTCTTGACAAAAATGCTCATCTCCTATATCACCAGCAAGCAATAAACAAGAAGCTTCCATCCGTTCAACTTGTTTTTTGGTTTCATTTGCATCATCATGTTCATTAAGATAGGTTATGACAACATTTGCGCCTTCTTTAGCGTAATGATAAGCGACGGAACGTCCAATGCCGCTGTCTCCTCCGGTGATAATGGCTACTTTGTTCTGTAATTTTCCGCTTGCCTTATAGTCTGGAGCGATAGAGGTAGGGATTGGATGCATATCTTTCTCAATACCTGGCTGAGTTTGCTGATGCTGAGGAAGGAAGTTTTGTTTTTGATTTTGATTCATTGGTATACACTCCTTAATTAATATGAGTATGTAAGCGTATACTAGTATTTGTTAAGAAAGTGTATCTATGCATAGGAATAAGCCTGAACGAATAAAAAAAGGCTTTAAAAGAAAAAATGAATGCCGGGGCATCCATTTTTTTAGCGGTAATTAATAAATTGTACGTCAATAGGTAAATCAGCGCTGCGAATAGCTGAAATAATTTGCTGCAGGTCATCACGATTTTTACCGCTTACGCGAAGCTGATCATCTTGGATCTGGCTTTTTACTTTTAAACCAGTATTTTTAATAATTGTATTTAGCTTTTTAGCGTTGTCTTTGTCGATACCTTGAATTAGCTTGGCGCGTTGTCTAACCGTTCCTCCAGAGGCGTTCTCAATTTTTCCATATGAGATATTGCGTGTAGGTACGCCGCGTTTAATAAGCTTAGAGATCAGTACGTCTTTTAACTGTTCAAGCTTAAATTCATCATCAGAAATAAGAACAAGCTCTTCGTTTTCAAGCGAGATTTCGCTTTTACTACCTTTAAAATCGTAGCGGGTTTTAATTTCTTTTGTTGCCATGGTAATGCCGTTTGTTACCTCTGATAAATCGACTTGTGACACAATGTCAAATGAACTATCTTTAGCCATAATAACCTCCATATGTAAAGAGTTTGTTCTTTTATTATAAATAAAACACAAACTGTATACAACTGATATTGAATAGAGAGCCGGTAATTGATACAATACAAGTTATGCTTTTTGTTGTAAGCTATAGAAGCAGCTTTTTTAAACAATGCATGCATTTAAGTTGATTTGAAATTTAAAATGCTGTTCGATGCAA
This genomic interval carries:
- a CDS encoding ornithine--oxo-acid transaminase, which produces MTTETQKTVKIIEQTEKFGAHNYHPLPIVIEKAEGVWVHDPENNKYMDMLSAYSAVNQGHRHPKIIEALKRQADKVTLTSRAFHNDQLGPWYEKICKLTNKNMALPMNTGAEAVETAVKAARRWAYDVKGVAENQAQIIACVGNFHGRTMTAVSLSSEAEYQRGFGPMLPGLQTIPYGDLEALKAAITPNTAAFLIEPIQGEAGIVLPPEGFLKAAADLCKEHNVLFIADEIQVGLARTGKMFACDWEGVEPDMLILGKALGGGVFPISCVVANEDILSVFNPGSHGSTFGGNPLACAVSLAALEVIEDEELPARSLELGSYFKQKLQSLSNPVIKEVRGRGLFIGVELHEEARPYCEKLKDQGLLCKETHSTVIRFAPPLTISKEELDWAIERIEKVFAE
- a CDS encoding M20/M25/M40 family metallo-hydrolase, producing the protein MYIQLSQLSMEEQVECLTKALVKIKSINGTSGEVKIADFIKNTLQSFPYFKENPLHVWEQKINGDTLGRKNVFAFIQGSKKNAQTMIYHAHLDTVGIEDFGSLKDIALNPEELQRYFSVHNINEDVQRDARSGEWMFGRGAVDMQSGIAVHLANVLHFTKHPNQLEGNVLFMVNPDEESQHTGIISAVSELNRLKKEKNLSYVAAINTDFITPLYDGDSTRYIYTGAAGKLLPCFYIYGREVHVGDTLAGIDPNLIASEITGSIHNNINLAENIEGELVLPPSCLYQRDNKEAYNVQTAVSSHLYFNYFIYERTAKEVMSQLIGLSIEACEKVEKKLSDYYELFVQRTNLPKRNLSWKVDVVSLEDYLEELDQKGINAQACIERAFEQYAHLELRTRCFKVIEELQKLDPHQSPRVIVFFAPPYLPHNHLKKDESRDQQLLYPLQVAVEKVGKQTGETFQFKKFFPYLADGSFLSLHETDEEIDAFTRNFPGWGIAGAIPFREIRELNIPSINIGVYGKDGHKWTERVYKPYSFGVLPKLIQETTVQMLKSRHACTNHI
- a CDS encoding amino acid permease, producing the protein MNRHTEQNQLQRTMKSRHLFMIALGGVIGTGLFLGSGFTISQAGPGGAILAYIIGGFLMYLVMLCLGELAVAMPVSGSFQEYATRFLGPSTGFMIGWLYWFSWANTTGLEFTSAGILMQRWFPDVPVWSWCLIFGVITFLINALSARSYAETEFWFSSIKVTAIILFILIGGAAVFGFIDFKGGEPAPFLSHFTQGAGLFPNGILAVLLTLVTVNFSFQGTELVGIAAGESESPEKTLPRSIRNVIWRTLFFFVLAMFVLVSILPYKTAGVIESPFVAVLDQIGIPYAADIMNFVILTAVLSVANSGVYAASRMLWSLSNSNMGPKPLKKLSSKGVPINALIVTMIISGCSLITSVVAAETVYLWFISISGMVTIIVWMSICASQFMFRRHFLAEGGDIKELKFKTPLYPFVPILGFCLYGLVLISLIFIPDQRIGLYCGVPLIIVLYVYYHVGIKKNINQKQSDSPVYKAK
- a CDS encoding sigma-54 interaction domain-containing protein; translated protein: MTDTLSTLKHIYETILNKVDAGIHAVDETGKTIIYNEKMTKMELMDEQDVLHKNLLDVFMFKENQQSTLVQALQKGKETVNVKQTYFNNQGQEITTINNTFPILKDGVIQGAVEIAQDVTKLERLIRQNIRQKGNTRFTFDSIIGNSQAVHDVIEDAKRATRTPSYVLIIGETGTGKELFAQSIHNGSSRSSAPFISQNCAALPDNLIESLLFGTKRGAFTGAMDNPGLFEQAQGGTLLLDEINSLNPNLQAKLLRVLQEKTVRRIGDTVDKPVNVRVIANMNEDPIDAIAENRLRKDLYYRLGVVTLFIPPLRERKEDIIELTKFFIKKYNDLFQMNVKTVDHQVMSSFLSYDWPGNVRELEHIIEGAMNLVMDEDVIHYSHLPFQYRTKFQLKQHEHFENKASSDATSYPSAFHPSLPLKEQLLAFEAECIKQTLEQHRHNISKSAKILGLTRQSLQYRMKRLNIRSK
- a CDS encoding SDR family oxidoreductase, with product MNQNQKQNFLPQHQQTQPGIEKDMHPIPTSIAPDYKASGKLQNKVAIITGGDSGIGRSVAYHYAKEGANVVITYLNEHDDANETKKQVERMEASCLLLAGDIGDEHFCQEVVSKAIQTFGKIDILVNNAAEQHPQKSITDITTEQLTRTFQTNIFSIFHLTKAALPHLKQGSAIINTTSVTAYHGHDQLIDYSSTKGAIVAFTRSLSASLATKGIRVNGVAPGPIWTPLIPSTFDEQQVATFGSNTPMKRAGQPSELGPAYVYLASSDSSYMSGQVLHINGGSIVNG
- a CDS encoding YajQ family cyclic di-GMP-binding protein, producing MAKDSSFDIVSQVDLSEVTNGITMATKEIKTRYDFKGSKSEISLENEELVLISDDEFKLEQLKDVLISKLIKRGVPTRNISYGKIENASGGTVRQRAKLIQGIDKDNAKKLNTIIKNTGLKVKSQIQDDQLRVSGKNRDDLQQIISAIRSADLPIDVQFINYR